aaaacacagtactcttaattaattaccttAATTAGTATATTTAAAGCAATCAAAAGTGAAGCTAGCTAGCATGCATTATTATCattaagagagaaaagaaagaaagaaagaaagaagaaaaccagCCCCCCAATATTGCACTGACtagttaattaacaaaaaataaaacactcttTAATTTgctaagaagaagagaagatgcTGCAATATATATGCTTTAAGACTCATGTTATGATGCCGATCGAAAATATCTAATTAACTGCTTCAACtgaattaattagttaaataacGAAGAAAGTAAAAGGTTACTAGCTCCCACCTAGACAAATAATCACCACTACTAATGAATGTAGTGATGTATATATGAGGAggtattgagaaaaaaattgaagagagaACTCATATGTCAACGACCGCATCCCACTAACCATAGAGAATAGGGAGTAATTAAACATATACATAAATGATAAACTACATGatcaattcattaatttaaGCTCCCCAAAAAAGAACCGATCGGTCAAAGCTTGTCTTGAACACATACCGTTCAGTACTGAAGCTAGCTAGCGAAGGAGACGGGAGCCATAATATTGGCCTTCCGGTGGTCGTTTATCAAGCTATCTATCTAGAGACTCAAGATATGTGCTATCTTGCATTGCATGCACACATATAGCCACCATCACATCTACATgcatgcttatatatatatatatatatatatatatatatatatatatatatatataggcattaGGCATTGATATATTATAATTACGATAATGGAACTTCGTTGTGGGGGTACTGggtaacaaaaagagaaaaccaCATTAGAAAGctaaacatataaatattacttaattaacaaatcaaacaagGTCATGTAATGGCAAGAAGGTAGCAGAGGAATCTAGCTACTAACgttcattaattatattctttagTGGGATGGAGTGGTTGAGGTGTTAAGTTAGTTGGCTAGCTAGCTcttacatttaaaaattaattagaagaaGGGCAATCAATTCAGGTAGCTAGCTAGTGCCATGAAGAGACAGAGAAGAGGGAATGATTTTGCCAACCCAAGAAGAAAGAATTGTTGACAATCTGAAGCTGATAGCCCTTAGAAGGATAATGGAGCCTTAGTAAGAGCTTGGCCTGTGAAAGTGCAAAGGGACTCAATGGAACGTTGCTAAACCCTGAACTCTTTAGCATCATTTCCCATGTCTCGAACCTCTGGTgcctttctcttcttccttctcccTCTGCTGCTACGATGTCCATTATCTCTCTCCCAAACCATATCTGCTCAACTGCAAGTCTCTCCTCGCTGTTTGGTGGTACGGTTGCCTCTAGGGAGTCGAAGAGAGCTGTATAGTGATCCAAGGCCTCCAGGAACCTCTGCAAGAAGAGAAGGTGGTTGTGGTTGGCTTCCCTTTCAGCAACCGTCACCACATTGGGGTTCAAGGCCTTGATTTTATGGAGTAAAAGGAGCAGTTCACGAGAATCATCCATAAGGAACCGGTGAAGACACAACACGCAGTTCACCGCCAGGGCTTCATCTGGGAGAAGAGTAATTGCTGAGGGGAGATAGAGGGCAAGAGAGGCAGGGTCATtgttgagaagaagaagaggatggaaTTGGAACCTGAGGCCCAAGGAGTGGGCAAATTTCAAAAGGCGATCCCCAGTCCTGTGGAGGATGCTCAAATCATGACCAGTCCCTGTGATCCGAAGCATAGGAGGAGGATGAAGAGTGTTGTTAGATCGGTCGGCCAAAGCTTGCATCAATGGAGGCCATTGCAC
This genomic interval from Populus alba chromosome 1, ASM523922v2, whole genome shotgun sequence contains the following:
- the LOC118040174 gene encoding scarecrow-like protein 18, translating into MSSPNSHDYQEQDQEEEINPPTPTTAFHTRQLLVSCADLISQSDFSAAQRLLSHLLSTYNSSPHGDSAERLVHQFVRALSLRLNRRANPARSTTTAPLVFNMNSIAPPPPCTTTNTNNNKRMVISYKSMDQDTLQSCYLSLNQITPFIRFSHLTANQAILEAIQVGQEAIHIIDFDIMHGVQWPPLMQALADRSNNTLHPPPMLRITGTGHDLSILHRTGDRLLKFAHSLGLRFQFHPLLLLNNDPASLALYLPSAITLLPDEALAVNCVLCLHRFLMDDSRELLLLLHKIKALNPNVVTVAEREANHNHLLFLQRFLEALDHYTALFDSLEATVPPNSEERLAVEQIWFGREIMDIVAAEGEGRRERHQRFETWEMMLKSSGFSNVPLSPFALSQAKLLLRLHYPSKGYQLQIVNNSFFLGWQNHSLFSVSSWH